TCGTCCGCGATCATATTTCGCTCTACGAGTTGACCGTAGAGGAGGGGACTCCATTTGGCCGCCATGGCGTCGCGGAAGCGCCCGAGGAACTCGGCACCGACCTTTACAAGATCACCCAGGAAATCTTATGCGGGGCCGGCCTACCGGCCTACGAGGTCTCGAGTCATGCCCGGCCGGGAGCGGAATGCCGCTACAATCTGCATGTCTGGCGGGGCGGCGGCTACCTTGGGATCGGGCCGGGAGCCCACGGACGGTTGACCGGAGATGACGGGACGACCGCGGCCATCCATCAAGTCCGCGACCCGGCTCGCTGGCTGGACGCGGTCGAGAGAGCGGGCCACGGCACGGCCGGCCGGACCGTCCTGTCGGCGGAGGAAAGGCGGGACGAGGCGGTTCTGCTGGGCTTGCGGCTCGCCGAAGGCATTGGCCCGGACCTCGCCGCCGGCCTCCCGATAGACAGGATCATCGAGATGATCGAGTCCGGCCACCTTCGCCTGTCCAACGAAAGCCGGCTGGCAACCACTCCGACCGGGCGCCTTTGCCTTAACGCCGTCACGTTAAGATTATTGGCGTGATGCTATTTCCGACCGGGCGGCAACCGCCGGTAACTGAGGGCCTCGGCGACATGGATGCGCCGCACGTCGCCGCCGCCTTCCAGGTCGGCCAGCGTCCGGGCTACCCGCAACACCCGGTGATAGCCACGCGCCGAAAGATGCATCCGGGTGGCGGCGTCGTCCAGCAGTCGCCGGCCTTCGGCGTCGGGGGCGGCGACTTCCTCCAGCAGACGGCCATCGGCTTCGGCGTTGGTGCGGATCGGCACCTGGGCCGGGACCCCGACGTATCGTTCCGTCTGCCGGGCCCTGGCCGCCGCCACCCGGCCGGCCACCTCGGCCGAGCCTTCGGCGGGCGGCGGGCGGGACAGATCGGCGGGATTGACTTCGGCCACGTCCATGTGCAAATCGATACGATCGAACAACGGCCCCGAAATGCGGGATTGGTAGTCCTGGGCGCAACGGGGCGCCTTGGTGCAGGCTTGGCGCGGGTCGGCCAGGTGGCCGCAGCGGCAGGGGTTCATGGCCGCCACCAGTTGGATGCGGGCCGGATAGGTGACGTGCGCGTTGGCGCGGGCCACGGTGGCGCGGCCGGTTTCCAGGGGCTGGCGGAGCGCGTCCAGCACGCCCCGCTGGAATTCCGGCAGCTCGTCCAGAAACAGCACACCCAGGTGGGCCAGCGACACCTCGCCCGGCCGGGCCCTGAACCCGCCGCCCACCAGCGCCGCCATGGAAGCGGAATGATGGGGATCGCGAAAGGGCCGGCGCCGCACCAAGCCCTGGCCGTCCAATAGGCCGGCCAGGCTGTGGATCATGGTCACTTCCAGGGCTTCGGGGGGCGACAGGGACGGCAGAAGACCCGGCAGGCGCTGGGCCAGCATGGACTTGCCGGCTCCGGGCGGGCCGACCATCAGCAGGTTGTGACCGCCCGCCGCGGCGATTTCCAGCGCCCGCTTGGCCGTTTCCTGGCCCTTGATGTCCTTGAGATCCAGATCGGCCCGGCCGTCCGGCGCGGCCATGGGCCGGGGCTGGCCCAATACCTGGGTGCCCTTGAAATGGTTGACCAGGGCCAGCAGGCTGGGCGCCGCCAGGATCTTCAGGCCATCGGCCCAGGCGGCCTCGCCGCCTTGCGATGCCGGACAGATCAGGTCCTTTTCCACCGCCAGGGCATGGATGGCGGCCGGCAACGCCCCGGCGACCCGGGTGATCGAGCCGTCGAGGGCCAGTTCCCCCAAGGCCACGGCGCGGGAAAGTTCGTCTTCCGGAACGACCCCCATCGCGCTCAGCAGTCCCAGGGCGATGGGCAGGTCGTAGTGACTGCCTTCCTTCTGCAGGTCGGCGGGCGACAGGTTGACGGTGATCCGTTTCGGCGGCAGCGCCAGCCCCATGGCCGAAAGGGCGCCGCGCACCCGTTCCCGGCTTTCGCCTACGGCCTTGTCGGGCAGGCCGACCACGGTGAAGGCCGGCATGCCGGCCGCGATCTGGACCTGCACGTCGACGGGCACCACCTCGATGCCCTGGAACGCCACCGTATCGATCCGCGCGACCATCCGCCCTCCCCATCTGCCGCGAAATGGTGCGGCGGATGGAGGAGTTCTACCATGCAGGGACGCCCGAAACCACTTTCATGCGCGCGGGGATGAATCTTTGCCATGATGGCCCGGCCGCACGCACCAGACCGGGCAGGGGCGGCTAATGGCGGCTGGCCTCGTAGCGCCTTTCGATGGCGTCCCAGATGTCGGATTCGATGCAAAGGCCGTCGAAGCGATTGATCTCCTGGACTCCGGTCGGCGAGGTGACGTTGATCTCGGTGAGGTAATCGCCGATCACATCGATGCCGACGAAGATCAGGCCCCTTTCGGCCAGCACGGGGCCGATGGCTTCGCAGATTTCCATCTCGCGGGCCGTCAAGCGGGAAGGTTCGGCCCGCCCGCCCACATGCAGGTTGGAGCGCGCCTCGCCCGCCCGCGGCACCCGGTTGACCGCTCCGGCCGGCCGGCCGTCGACGAGGATGATGCGCTTGTCGCCCGTGCGTACCTCGGGGACGTAGCGCTGCACGATGGCCGGCTCGCGGTAGAACTGGGTGAACATATCGAGCAGGGCGTTCAGGTTCTCGTCGCCGGGCGCCAAGTGGAACACACCGGCGCCGCCGTTGCCGAACAGGGGCTTGACGATGATGTCCT
This genomic interval from Magnetospirillum sp. WYHS-4 contains the following:
- the hemW gene encoding radical SAM family heme chaperone HemW, with the protein product MFAPIALYLHWPFCRSKCGYCDFNSVAAGEIDQARWRAALVREMEHFAAEAGGRTVESIFFGGGTPSLMAPETVAATIEAAHRFWRIAPDAEVTLEANPTSVEAGRFAAYRDAGINRLSVGVQSLDDQTLAFLGREHSAAEAQHAVELAARIFPRHSIDLIYAHPNQDRESWAAELKSALPLVRDHISLYELTVEEGTPFGRHGVAEAPEELGTDLYKITQEILCGAGLPAYEVSSHARPGAECRYNLHVWRGGGYLGIGPGAHGRLTGDDGTTAAIHQVRDPARWLDAVERAGHGTAGRTVLSAEERRDEAVLLGLRLAEGIGPDLAAGLPIDRIIEMIESGHLRLSNESRLATTPTGRLCLNAVTLRLLA
- a CDS encoding YifB family Mg chelatase-like AAA ATPase: MVARIDTVAFQGIEVVPVDVQVQIAAGMPAFTVVGLPDKAVGESRERVRGALSAMGLALPPKRITVNLSPADLQKEGSHYDLPIALGLLSAMGVVPEDELSRAVALGELALDGSITRVAGALPAAIHALAVEKDLICPASQGGEAAWADGLKILAAPSLLALVNHFKGTQVLGQPRPMAAPDGRADLDLKDIKGQETAKRALEIAAAGGHNLLMVGPPGAGKSMLAQRLPGLLPSLSPPEALEVTMIHSLAGLLDGQGLVRRRPFRDPHHSASMAALVGGGFRARPGEVSLAHLGVLFLDELPEFQRGVLDALRQPLETGRATVARANAHVTYPARIQLVAAMNPCRCGHLADPRQACTKAPRCAQDYQSRISGPLFDRIDLHMDVAEVNPADLSRPPPAEGSAEVAGRVAAARARQTERYVGVPAQVPIRTNAEADGRLLEEVAAPDAEGRRLLDDAATRMHLSARGYHRVLRVARTLADLEGGGDVRRIHVAEALSYRRLPPGRK
- the gshB gene encoding glutathione synthase; protein product: MTLEVAIQMDPIESVDIDADSTFVLALEAQRRDYVLYHYRPQQLSFARGRVLAQARPLAVRRAKGDHFTLGEARTVDLADMDIVLMRQDPPFDMAYITATHILEHVHPRTLVVNDPVSVRNAPEKLFVTHFPDLMPPTLISSDRSEIEAFRAEHKDIIVKPLFGNGGAGVFHLAPGDENLNALLDMFTQFYREPAIVQRYVPEVRTGDKRIILVDGRPAGAVNRVPRAGEARSNLHVGGRAEPSRLTAREMEICEAIGPVLAERGLIFVGIDVIGDYLTEINVTSPTGVQEINRFDGLCIESDIWDAIERRYEASRH